The genomic window GAAAATCGTCGCTCAGGACAGTGATAGCGCCGGCGGCAACCCGGCCGCAGACGAGTATTTTTCGACGGCGAGTGCCCCTGGCCCCGGCCCCGGGGTAGGCGACGACGATATTCCTTTTTGAGGCGATCACCCCGCCGAGTACAGCTCCATAAATCGTCCATCCTCCGCGCTGTTGAGTCGGTCGACCAAAGCATTACCCAGGGCAGTGGCCGGTGTGAGCACGCCGGCAGTCTTCGGAGCCTTTTTTTCGTCAAGCAGCAGGCACAGACCCAGCTCCGCCAGCATTTTGGAGGTCGCGCCGTAACCGGGATCTCCCTGTCCGGCAACCACGGCCTTGGCAATGCGGCCGTCATGCGCTTCGGCGGTTACCTCCACGGAAAATGCCCCCTGCTTGAGCATCCACTTTGGCGGACCCTCCCCGGACTTGGGCAGCAGCTTGATAGGCTCCCCCAGGGGAACGCCAAAGCCGCGACTCAAGTAAAGCCAGCTGATGCGCGACCACATGCCCGGGGAGCAACACTCCCGATAGCTCACACGGCCGTCCAAACCCTGCAAGGCAAGGGAACGTCTTACCACCGGGGCGTTAATCGCTGCCATGAAAAACGGCAGCATCAGGCCATAGCCCGGCTCCCTTTTGCGCAGGAAACGCGCCGGCATACCGTCCGGCGTCATCTCCTCGCCCTCACAGGGCCTCGCCCCCGGAGCCAGGATATACGGGTCGTTCATTGCCTCTCTGGTCATGCGGCCACTCCTGATCGCCGCCTGGCGTGCTTTCCCTGAGGCGAGGGTGCCTCCGGAAAATGAGCCGCTGTATTGGGTGTATTTGCCGGTGACCCGCACAGGGCCGTCTCCAACCTCATCGATATCCAGAGCGCGCAATGCCAGAAAGGCACCCAGATCACTGGGAATAGAGTCCACTCCTCCACCGAGGACAATCCTCGCACCACTGCCCTTGGCAAGCTCATGATAAGCATCGATCATTTCACGCTGCCAGAAACCCTCGCCCGACAGGTCCGAGTAGTGCACACCCGCCCGGGCGCAGGCGCTCAATAGACTCTCGCCGTTGTGCGTGGAGTAAGGCCCGGCGGTGGAGATAATCACGCGGGCCGAGGCCACCATGGCCTCGACAGCGGCTGCATCATCCAGATCGCAAGTGACAACGCCCGGCTTTTTGCCCGATAGCGTCTTCTCGAGAGCCTGGAGCTTTACCGTGTTGCGGCCGGCGATGGCCCAGGAGCGACCTTCAAGATCCGGATGCCTGTCCAGATACCGCGCAACGAGCTGACCGGTAAACCCCGTGGCGCCGTAAAGCAAAATGTCGTACTTCTCTATCGTTGGCATAAGGAATCCATGAGCTGTTTTGTAAAGTGCAGAGTACGCCTTCCTCCGTCGTTTAGTTCAATGGGACGAGCCTAAACTTCGGATTGTTGAGGACAGCAGACGCTCAAGCCTTGCCTGGAGCGCCGATTTAGCCTGTAATCCCATTCCCATCTGCTGTGACCATTTATTCATGAATATAGAACGTAATACCGTTGTCAGCTTCCACTACACGCTCCGCAACACAGACAACGAGGAGCTGGAAACCTCCCGCAGTGACACGCCCAGCGTGTATCTCCATGGTGCCAACAACATCATGCCGGGGCTTGAAAAGAGTATGGCGAGTAAAAGCGCCGGGGACGTTTTTAGCGTCAGCCTCGCCGCGGCGGATGCCTACGGAGAGCGGGACCCTCAGCGACAGCAGCGCATCCCCATAAAACACCTGCTTTTCAAGGGACGCTTACGCCCGGGCATGGTCGTAGCGGTGAATACAGAACAGGGGCAGCGCCCCGCAACGGTGCTTAAAGCCGGAAAGTTCAGCGCTGACCTGGACACCAACCATCCCCTCGCCGGTCAGGACCTCACCTTCGATATCGAGATTCTGGACGTCCGCCCCGCGTCCAGCGAAGAGATCGCGCATCGCCATGCCCACGGTCCGGGTGGGCATCAGCACTGAGATCCTGGAACTCACGACAGCGCCTAGACACCAAGCCTTGCACAATCCCCTAGTCTTCGATGTTCACCTGCACAGACTGGTTTTGGAACATGATGAAGCCGAAGCTTGAAAGAAAAGACACCTCGGCTGCGTCTAAACCAATACCAATACGCGCTATCTGGTTTGATGCTGCCATGCCCGTAGCATCCACCAGATGCCAGGTATGATCCAGATACACCTCGGCAACGGCATGAAAATCCTGGGGGATGACATAGGGCGCATAGCCACTGACAAAACGGGCGGGTATGGACGACGCTCTGGCGAGGGCGATGAGTACGTGGGCAAAGTCACGACAAACGCCCTGTCGTTGCACAAAGGTATCGATGGCGGTGGTCTGACTGTTACTGCTCTCCGACGAATAGCGAAAGCTCTCAAATATCCAGTCCCGGATTCGCGCAATGCGCTCACCACCACTGCTATCACCAAACTCCGCCTCCACAAAGCTCTGCAACTGATCCGCCTGACAGTAGCGGGAGGGCATGAGGTATCGGAGGGCGTCGTTGGGAAGCTTATGGGGAGCAACCGCCGGCAGCGATGCGATATCTAACAGGGGTCTGTCGATCTCGACACGCGCCCGGTAGCGACATTCAAGATCTTTGTCGATGTGCAGCAGCTTACGCTCACCGAAGCGCTCCTCCCCGAGCACCGCGCCACTGTGCAGGCACTCACTGAGATCCATGTCCTCACTGAGAAGCCGCTGATCCGCGAAGTCCGGTACGGTGATTTGCAGGATGATGTCCGTCTCCGCCTGAACCGCGTAGTGCAAATGGACATCAATATTGAGTATCAAGTGCTAGTCTCCCCTCTTCCGCCAAGATCACTTAGCTGAGTATGGCGTTAAAAGAGCGTGACCGCGAACGCTCATTTATGTCGAGAGCTTGCTGCCGGGGCTCACTCGAGTCTGGAAGGGGTTCAGGGGCAGCGAAGCGAAGCCTGAAGCTAAGATGCAACGCCAGGAGGAGGTCAACAGTCGTCAGAGGACATCCGGCGACCCGTATTTTTCCGTGAGCGCCGCTCGAACCGCCGCTTTTTCTTCGGGCACATCAACGGATGCGCAGCTGCCGTTGTTCCATTGCCGATACTCGTCGTAGGCCGCATCACCCACGGTCGTCACCAACTCCCATACCAGCATGCAGGTCTCAAGATCACTGAGGGGCGACGCCGTTTCTGCAATCTCCGTGAGTAGACCAT from Congregibacter litoralis KT71 includes these protein-coding regions:
- a CDS encoding transglutaminase-like domain-containing protein — translated: MILNIDVHLHYAVQAETDIILQITVPDFADQRLLSEDMDLSECLHSGAVLGEERFGERKLLHIDKDLECRYRARVEIDRPLLDIASLPAVAPHKLPNDALRYLMPSRYCQADQLQSFVEAEFGDSSGGERIARIRDWIFESFRYSSESSNSQTTAIDTFVQRQGVCRDFAHVLIALARASSIPARFVSGYAPYVIPQDFHAVAEVYLDHTWHLVDATGMAASNQIARIGIGLDAAEVSFLSSFGFIMFQNQSVQVNIED
- a CDS encoding FKBP-type peptidyl-prolyl cis-trans isomerase — its product is MNIERNTVVSFHYTLRNTDNEELETSRSDTPSVYLHGANNIMPGLEKSMASKSAGDVFSVSLAAADAYGERDPQRQQRIPIKHLLFKGRLRPGMVVAVNTEQGQRPATVLKAGKFSADLDTNHPLAGQDLTFDIEILDVRPASSEEIAHRHAHGPGGHQH
- a CDS encoding saccharopine dehydrogenase family protein codes for the protein MPTIEKYDILLYGATGFTGQLVARYLDRHPDLEGRSWAIAGRNTVKLQALEKTLSGKKPGVVTCDLDDAAAVEAMVASARVIISTAGPYSTHNGESLLSACARAGVHYSDLSGEGFWQREMIDAYHELAKGSGARIVLGGGVDSIPSDLGAFLALRALDIDEVGDGPVRVTGKYTQYSGSFSGGTLASGKARQAAIRSGRMTREAMNDPYILAPGARPCEGEEMTPDGMPARFLRKREPGYGLMLPFFMAAINAPVVRRSLALQGLDGRVSYRECCSPGMWSRISWLYLSRGFGVPLGEPIKLLPKSGEGPPKWMLKQGAFSVEVTAEAHDGRIAKAVVAGQGDPGYGATSKMLAELGLCLLLDEKKAPKTAGVLTPATALGNALVDRLNSAEDGRFMELYSAG